A genomic window from Macaca mulatta isolate MMU2019108-1 chromosome 19, T2T-MMU8v2.0, whole genome shotgun sequence includes:
- the ADGRL1 gene encoding adhesion G protein-coupled receptor L1 isoform X33, with amino-acid sequence MNPSRPQSSLCVSFPIPCLSSEGVTTAPSVWWSPARMPFLTPVLGPTSTWRCSTTVSPTGLGGWGGAPHLSDISAALVPPPEPGMVAVFVCPGTLQKVLEPTSTHESEHQSGAWCKDPLQAGDRIYVMPWIPYRTDTLTEYASWEDYVAARHTTTYRLPNRVDGTGFVVYDGAVFYNKERTRNIVKYDLRTRIKSGETVINTANYHDTSPYRWGGKTDIDLAVDENGLWVIYATEGNNGRLVVSQLNPYTLRFEGTWETGYDKRSASNAFMVCGVLYVLRSVYVDDDSEAAGNRVDYAFNTNANREEPVSLAFPNPYQFISSVDYNPRDNQLYVWNNYFVVRYSLEFGPPDPSAGPATSPPLSTTTTARPTPLTSTASPAATTPLRRAPLTTHPVGAINQLGPDLPPATAPAPSTRRPPAPNLHVSPELFCEPREVRRVQWPATQQGMLVERPCPKGTRGIASFQCLPALGLWNPRGPDLSNCTSPWVNQVAQKIKSGENAANIASELARHTRGSIYAGDVSSSVKLMEQLLDILDAQLQALRPIERESAGKNYNKMHKRERTCKDYIKAVVETVDNLLRPEALESWKDMNATEQVHTATMLLDVLEEGAFLLADNVREPARFLAAKENVVLEVTVLNTEGQVQELVFPQEEYPRKNSIQLSAKTIKQNSRNGVVKVVFILYNNLGLFLSTENATVKLAGEAGPGGPGGASLVVNSQVIAASINKESSRVFLMDPVIFTVAHLEDKNHFNANCSFWNYSERSMLGYWSTQGCRLVESNKTHTTCACSHLTNFAVLMAHREIYQGRINELLLSVITWVGIVISLVCLAICISTFCFLRGLQTDRNTIHKNLCINLFLAELLFLVGIDKTQYEIACPIFAGLLHYFFLAAFSWLCLEGVHLYLLLVEVFESEYSRTKYYYLGGYCFPALVVGIAAAIDYRSYGTEKACWLRVDNYFIWSFIGPVSFVIVVNLVFLMVTLHKMIRSSSVLKPDSSRLDNIKSWALGAIALLFLLGLTWAFGLLFINKESVVMAYLFTTFNAFQGVFIFVFHCALQKKVHKEYSKCLRHSYCCIRSPPGGTHGSLKTSAMRSNTRYYTGTQSRIRRMWNDTVRKQTESSFMAGDINSTPTLNRGTMGNHLLTNPVLQPRGGTSPYNTLIAESVGFNPSSPPVFNSPGESAGEASQSTPWEAGKPVAWTPCP; translated from the exons GGATtgggggggtggggcggggccccCCACCTTTCTGACATCAGCGCTGCCTTGGTCCCTCCTCCCGAGCCGGGGATGGTCGCAG TCTTCGTGTGCCCAGGGACCCTGCAGAAGGTGCTGGAGCCCACCTCGACACACGAGTCGGAGCACCAGTCTGGCGCGTGGTGCAAGGACCCGCTGCAGGCAGGTGACCGCATCTACGTGATGCCCTGGATCCCCTACCGCACGGACACGCTGACCGAGTACGCCTCGTGGGAGGACTACGTGGCCGCCCGCCACACCACCACCTACCGCCTGCCCAACCGCGTGGATGGCACAGGCTTTGTGGTCTATGATGGTGCCGTCTTCTACAACAAGGAGCGCACGCGCAACATCGTCAAGTATGACCTGCGGACGCGCATCAAGAGCGGGGAGACGGTCATCAATACCGCCAACTACCACGACACCTCGCCCTACCGCTGGGGCGGCAAGACCGACATTGACCTGGCGGTGGACGAGAATGGGCTGTGGGTCATCTACGCCACCGAGGGCAACAACGGGCGGCTGGTGGTGAGCCAGCTGAACCCCTACACACTACGCTTCGAGGGCACGTGGGAGACGGGTTACGACAAGCGGTCGGCGTCCAACGCCTTCATGGTGTGCGGGGTCCTGTACGTGCTGCGTTCCGTGTACGTGGATGATGACAGCGAGGCGGCTGGCAACCGCGTGGACTATGCCTTCAACACCAATGCCAACCGCGAGGAGCCTGTCAGCCTCGCCTTCCCCAACCCCTACCAGTTCATCTCCTCCGTTGACTACAACCCTCGTGACAACCAGCTGTATGTCTGGAACAACTATTTCGTCGTGCGCTACAGCCTGGAGTTCGGGCCGCCCGACCCCAGTGCTG gcccagccacTTCCCCACCCCTCAGCACGACCACCACAGCCAGGCCCACGCCCCTCACCAGCACAGCCTCGCCCGCAGCCACCACCCCGCTCCGCCGGGCACCCCTCACCACGCACCCAGTGGGTGCCATCAACCAGCTGGGACCTGATCTGCCTCCAGCcacagccccagcccccagcacccGGCGGCCCCCAGCCCCGAATCTACACGTGTCCCCTGAGCTCTTCTGCGAGCCCCGAGAGGTGCGGCGGGTCCAGTGGCCGGCCACCCAGCAGGGCATGCTGGTGGAGAGACCCTGCCCCAAGGGGACTCGAG GAATTGCCTCCTTCCAGTGTCTACCAGCCTTGGGGCTCTGGAACCCCCGGGGCCCTGACCTCAGCAACTGCACCTCCCCCTGGGTCAACCAGGTGGCCCAGAAG ATTAAGAGTGGGGAGAACGCAGCCAACATCGCCAGCGAGCTGGCCCGACACACCCGGGGCTCCATCTACGCGGGGGACGTCTCCTCCTCTGTGAAGCTGATGGAGCAGCTGCTGGACATTCTGGACGCCCAGCTGCAGGCCCTGCGGCCCATCGAGCGCGAGTCAGCTGGAAAGAACTACAacaag ATGCACAAGCGGGAGAGAACTTGCAAGGATTATATCAAG GCCGTGGTGGAGACAGTGGACAATCTGCTCCGGCCAGAAGCTCTGGAGTCCTGGAAGGACATGAATGCCACGGAGCAGGTGCACACGGCCACCATGCTCCTGGACGTCCTGGAGGAGGGTGCCTTCCTGCTGGCCGACAACGTCAGGGAGCCTGCCCGCTTCCTGGCTGCCAAGGAGAACGTGG TCCTGGAAGTCACAGTCCTGAACACAGAGGGCCAGGTGCAGGAGCTGGTGTTCCCCCAGGAGGAGTACCCAAGAAAGAACTCCATCCAGCTGTCTGCCAAAACCATCAAGCAGAACAGCCGCAATG GGGTGGTCAAAGTTGTCTTCATCCTCTACAACAACCTGGGCCTCTTCCTGTCCACGGAGAATGCCACAGTCAAGCTGGCCGGCGAAGCAGGCCCGGGTGGCCCTGGGGGCGCCTCTCTAGTGGTGAACTCACAGGTCATCGCAGCATCCATCAACAAGGAGTCCAGCCGTGTCTTCCTCATGGACCCTGTCATCTTCACTGTGGCCCACCTGGAG GACAAGAACCACTTCAATGCCAACTGCTCCTTCTGGAACTACTCGGAGCGTTCCATGCTGGGCTACTGGTCGACCCAGGGCTGCCGCCTGGTGGAGTCCAACAAGACCCATACCACGTGTGCCTGCAGCCACCTCACCAACTTTGCCGTGCTCATGGCTCACCGCGAGATC TACCAGGGCCGCATCAACGAGCTGCTGCTGTCGGTCATCACCTGGGTGGGCATCGTGATCTCCCTGGTCTGCCTGGCCATCTGCATCTCCACCTTCTGCTTTCTGCGGGGGCTGCAGACTGACCGCAACACCATCCACAAGAACCTGTGCATCAACCTCTTCCTGGCTGAGCTGCTTTTCCTGGTCGGGATCGACAAGACTCAGTATGAG ATTGCCTGCCCCATCTTCGCCGGCCTGCTGCACTACTTCTTCCTGGCCGCCTTCTCCTGGCTGTGCCTGGAGGGCGTGCACCTCTACCTGCTGCTGGTGGAGGTGTTTGAGAGCGAGTATTCCCGCACCAAGTACTACTACCTGGGCGGCTACTGCTTCCCGGCTCTGGTGGTGGGCATCGCGGCTGCCATTGACTACCGCAGCTATGGCACCGAGAAGGC CTGCTGGCTCCGAGTGGACAATTACTTCATCTGGAGTTTCATCGGGCCCGTCTCCTTCGTTATCGTG GTCAACCTGGTGTTCCTCATGGTGACCCTGCACAAGATGATCCGAAGCTCATCTGTGCTCAAGCCTGACTCCAGCCGCCTGGACAACATTAA ATCCTGGGCTCTGGGGGCCATTGCGCTGCTGTTCCTGCTGGGCCTCACCTGGGCTTTCGGCCTCCTCTTCATCAACAAGGAGTCGGTGGTCATGGCCTATCTCTTCACCACCTTCAACGCCTTCCAGGGGGTCTTCATCTTCGTCTTTCACTGCGCCTTACAGAAGAAG GTGCACAAGGAGTACAGCAAGTGCCTGCGTCACTCCTACTGCTGCATCCGCTCCCCTCCCGGGGGCACTCACGGATCCCTCAAGACCTCAGCCATGCGAAGCAACACCCGCTATTACACAGGGACTCAG AGTCGAATTCGGAGGATGTGGAATGACACTGTGAGGAAACAGACGGAGTCCTCTTTCATGGCGGGTGACATCAACAGCACCCCAACCCTGAATCGAG GTACCATGGGGAACCACCTGCTGACCAACCCTGTGCTGCAGCCCCGTGGGGGCACCAGCCCCTACAACACCCTCATTGCCGAGTCGGTGGGCTTCAATCCCTCCTCGCCCCCGGTCTTCAACTCCCCAGGTGAGAGCGCGGGGGAAGCATCCCAG AGCACCCCTTGGGAGGCCGGGAAGCCTGTGGCATGGACACCCTGCCCCTGA
- the ADGRL1 gene encoding adhesion G protein-coupled receptor L1 isoform X30, whose translation MCSATCQTPSRSCHRGVTTAPSVWWSPARMPFLTPVLGPTSTWRCSTTVSPTVSHLGLGGWGGAPHLSDISAALVPPPEPGMVAVFVCPGTLQKVLEPTSTHESEHQSGAWCKDPLQAGDRIYVMPWIPYRTDTLTEYASWEDYVAARHTTTYRLPNRVDGTGFVVYDGAVFYNKERTRNIVKYDLRTRIKSGETVINTANYHDTSPYRWGGKTDIDLAVDENGLWVIYATEGNNGRLVVSQLNPYTLRFEGTWETGYDKRSASNAFMVCGVLYVLRSVYVDDDSEAAGNRVDYAFNTNANREEPVSLAFPNPYQFISSVDYNPRDNQLYVWNNYFVVRYSLEFGPPDPSAGEDDSLPGPATSPPLSTTTTARPTPLTSTASPAATTPLRRAPLTTHPVGAINQLGPDLPPATAPAPSTRRPPAPNLHVSPELFCEPREVRRVQWPATQQGMLVERPCPKGTRGIASFQCLPALGLWNPRGPDLSNCTSPWVNQVAQKIKSGENAANIASELARHTRGSIYAGDVSSSVKLMEQLLDILDAQLQALRPIERESAGKNYNKMHKRERTCKDYIKAVVETVDNLLRPEALESWKDMNATEQVHTATMLLDVLEEGAFLLADNVREPARFLAAKENVVLEVTVLNTEGQVQELVFPQEEYPRKNSIQLSAKTIKQNSRNGVVKVVFILYNNLGLFLSTENATVKLAGEAGPGGPGGASLVVNSQVIAASINKESSRVFLMDPVIFTVAHLEDKNHFNANCSFWNYSERSMLGYWSTQGCRLVESNKTHTTCACSHLTNFAVLMAHREIYQGRINELLLSVITWVGIVISLVCLAICISTFCFLRGLQTDRNTIHKNLCINLFLAELLFLVGIDKTQYEIACPIFAGLLHYFFLAAFSWLCLEGVHLYLLLVEVFESEYSRTKYYYLGGYCFPALVVGIAAAIDYRSYGTEKACWLRVDNYFIWSFIGPVSFVIVVNLVFLMVTLHKMIRSSSVLKPDSSRLDNIKSWALGAIALLFLLGLTWAFGLLFINKESVVMAYLFTTFNAFQGVFIFVFHCALQKKVHKEYSKCLRHSYCCIRSPPGGTHGSLKTSAMRSNTRYYTGTQSRIRRMWNDTVRKQTESSFMAGDINSTPTLNRGTMGNHLLTNPVLQPRGGTSPYNTLIAESVGFNPSSPPVFNSPGESAGEASQSTPWEAGKPVAWTPCP comes from the exons GGATtgggggggtggggcggggccccCCACCTTTCTGACATCAGCGCTGCCTTGGTCCCTCCTCCCGAGCCGGGGATGGTCGCAG TCTTCGTGTGCCCAGGGACCCTGCAGAAGGTGCTGGAGCCCACCTCGACACACGAGTCGGAGCACCAGTCTGGCGCGTGGTGCAAGGACCCGCTGCAGGCAGGTGACCGCATCTACGTGATGCCCTGGATCCCCTACCGCACGGACACGCTGACCGAGTACGCCTCGTGGGAGGACTACGTGGCCGCCCGCCACACCACCACCTACCGCCTGCCCAACCGCGTGGATGGCACAGGCTTTGTGGTCTATGATGGTGCCGTCTTCTACAACAAGGAGCGCACGCGCAACATCGTCAAGTATGACCTGCGGACGCGCATCAAGAGCGGGGAGACGGTCATCAATACCGCCAACTACCACGACACCTCGCCCTACCGCTGGGGCGGCAAGACCGACATTGACCTGGCGGTGGACGAGAATGGGCTGTGGGTCATCTACGCCACCGAGGGCAACAACGGGCGGCTGGTGGTGAGCCAGCTGAACCCCTACACACTACGCTTCGAGGGCACGTGGGAGACGGGTTACGACAAGCGGTCGGCGTCCAACGCCTTCATGGTGTGCGGGGTCCTGTACGTGCTGCGTTCCGTGTACGTGGATGATGACAGCGAGGCGGCTGGCAACCGCGTGGACTATGCCTTCAACACCAATGCCAACCGCGAGGAGCCTGTCAGCCTCGCCTTCCCCAACCCCTACCAGTTCATCTCCTCCGTTGACTACAACCCTCGTGACAACCAGCTGTATGTCTGGAACAACTATTTCGTCGTGCGCTACAGCCTGGAGTTCGGGCCGCCCGACCCCAGTGCTGGTGAGGACGACTCACTTCCAG gcccagccacTTCCCCACCCCTCAGCACGACCACCACAGCCAGGCCCACGCCCCTCACCAGCACAGCCTCGCCCGCAGCCACCACCCCGCTCCGCCGGGCACCCCTCACCACGCACCCAGTGGGTGCCATCAACCAGCTGGGACCTGATCTGCCTCCAGCcacagccccagcccccagcacccGGCGGCCCCCAGCCCCGAATCTACACGTGTCCCCTGAGCTCTTCTGCGAGCCCCGAGAGGTGCGGCGGGTCCAGTGGCCGGCCACCCAGCAGGGCATGCTGGTGGAGAGACCCTGCCCCAAGGGGACTCGAG GAATTGCCTCCTTCCAGTGTCTACCAGCCTTGGGGCTCTGGAACCCCCGGGGCCCTGACCTCAGCAACTGCACCTCCCCCTGGGTCAACCAGGTGGCCCAGAAG ATTAAGAGTGGGGAGAACGCAGCCAACATCGCCAGCGAGCTGGCCCGACACACCCGGGGCTCCATCTACGCGGGGGACGTCTCCTCCTCTGTGAAGCTGATGGAGCAGCTGCTGGACATTCTGGACGCCCAGCTGCAGGCCCTGCGGCCCATCGAGCGCGAGTCAGCTGGAAAGAACTACAacaag ATGCACAAGCGGGAGAGAACTTGCAAGGATTATATCAAG GCCGTGGTGGAGACAGTGGACAATCTGCTCCGGCCAGAAGCTCTGGAGTCCTGGAAGGACATGAATGCCACGGAGCAGGTGCACACGGCCACCATGCTCCTGGACGTCCTGGAGGAGGGTGCCTTCCTGCTGGCCGACAACGTCAGGGAGCCTGCCCGCTTCCTGGCTGCCAAGGAGAACGTGG TCCTGGAAGTCACAGTCCTGAACACAGAGGGCCAGGTGCAGGAGCTGGTGTTCCCCCAGGAGGAGTACCCAAGAAAGAACTCCATCCAGCTGTCTGCCAAAACCATCAAGCAGAACAGCCGCAATG GGGTGGTCAAAGTTGTCTTCATCCTCTACAACAACCTGGGCCTCTTCCTGTCCACGGAGAATGCCACAGTCAAGCTGGCCGGCGAAGCAGGCCCGGGTGGCCCTGGGGGCGCCTCTCTAGTGGTGAACTCACAGGTCATCGCAGCATCCATCAACAAGGAGTCCAGCCGTGTCTTCCTCATGGACCCTGTCATCTTCACTGTGGCCCACCTGGAG GACAAGAACCACTTCAATGCCAACTGCTCCTTCTGGAACTACTCGGAGCGTTCCATGCTGGGCTACTGGTCGACCCAGGGCTGCCGCCTGGTGGAGTCCAACAAGACCCATACCACGTGTGCCTGCAGCCACCTCACCAACTTTGCCGTGCTCATGGCTCACCGCGAGATC TACCAGGGCCGCATCAACGAGCTGCTGCTGTCGGTCATCACCTGGGTGGGCATCGTGATCTCCCTGGTCTGCCTGGCCATCTGCATCTCCACCTTCTGCTTTCTGCGGGGGCTGCAGACTGACCGCAACACCATCCACAAGAACCTGTGCATCAACCTCTTCCTGGCTGAGCTGCTTTTCCTGGTCGGGATCGACAAGACTCAGTATGAG ATTGCCTGCCCCATCTTCGCCGGCCTGCTGCACTACTTCTTCCTGGCCGCCTTCTCCTGGCTGTGCCTGGAGGGCGTGCACCTCTACCTGCTGCTGGTGGAGGTGTTTGAGAGCGAGTATTCCCGCACCAAGTACTACTACCTGGGCGGCTACTGCTTCCCGGCTCTGGTGGTGGGCATCGCGGCTGCCATTGACTACCGCAGCTATGGCACCGAGAAGGC CTGCTGGCTCCGAGTGGACAATTACTTCATCTGGAGTTTCATCGGGCCCGTCTCCTTCGTTATCGTG GTCAACCTGGTGTTCCTCATGGTGACCCTGCACAAGATGATCCGAAGCTCATCTGTGCTCAAGCCTGACTCCAGCCGCCTGGACAACATTAA ATCCTGGGCTCTGGGGGCCATTGCGCTGCTGTTCCTGCTGGGCCTCACCTGGGCTTTCGGCCTCCTCTTCATCAACAAGGAGTCGGTGGTCATGGCCTATCTCTTCACCACCTTCAACGCCTTCCAGGGGGTCTTCATCTTCGTCTTTCACTGCGCCTTACAGAAGAAG GTGCACAAGGAGTACAGCAAGTGCCTGCGTCACTCCTACTGCTGCATCCGCTCCCCTCCCGGGGGCACTCACGGATCCCTCAAGACCTCAGCCATGCGAAGCAACACCCGCTATTACACAGGGACTCAG AGTCGAATTCGGAGGATGTGGAATGACACTGTGAGGAAACAGACGGAGTCCTCTTTCATGGCGGGTGACATCAACAGCACCCCAACCCTGAATCGAG GTACCATGGGGAACCACCTGCTGACCAACCCTGTGCTGCAGCCCCGTGGGGGCACCAGCCCCTACAACACCCTCATTGCCGAGTCGGTGGGCTTCAATCCCTCCTCGCCCCCGGTCTTCAACTCCCCAGGTGAGAGCGCGGGGGAAGCATCCCAG AGCACCCCTTGGGAGGCCGGGAAGCCTGTGGCATGGACACCCTGCCCCTGA
- the ADGRL1 gene encoding adhesion G protein-coupled receptor L1 isoform X35, whose product MCSATCQTPSRSCHRGVTTAPSVWWSPARMPFLTPVLGPTSTWRCSTTVSPTVSHLGLGGWGGAPHLSDISAALVPPPEPGMVAVFVCPGTLQKVLEPTSTHESEHQSGAWCKDPLQAGDRIYVMPWIPYRTDTLTEYASWEDYVAARHTTTYRLPNRVDGTGFVVYDGAVFYNKERTRNIVKYDLRTRIKSGETVINTANYHDTSPYRWGGKTDIDLAVDENGLWVIYATEGNNGRLVVSQLNPYTLRFEGTWETGYDKRSASNAFMVCGVLYVLRSVYVDDDSEAAGNRVDYAFNTNANREEPVSLAFPNPYQFISSVDYNPRDNQLYVWNNYFVVRYSLEFGPPDPSAGPATSPPLSTTTTARPTPLTSTASPAATTPLRRAPLTTHPVGAINQLGPDLPPATAPAPSTRRPPAPNLHVSPELFCEPREVRRVQWPATQQGMLVERPCPKGTRGIASFQCLPALGLWNPRGPDLSNCTSPWVNQVAQKIKSGENAANIASELARHTRGSIYAGDVSSSVKLMEQLLDILDAQLQALRPIERESAGKNYNKMHKRERTCKDYIKAVVETVDNLLRPEALESWKDMNATEQVHTATMLLDVLEEGAFLLADNVREPARFLAAKENVVLEVTVLNTEGQVQELVFPQEEYPRKNSIQLSAKTIKQNSRNGVVKVVFILYNNLGLFLSTENATVKLAGEAGPGGPGGASLVVNSQVIAASINKESSRVFLMDPVIFTVAHLEDKNHFNANCSFWNYSERSMLGYWSTQGCRLVESNKTHTTCACSHLTNFAVLMAHREIYQGRINELLLSVITWVGIVISLVCLAICISTFCFLRGLQTDRNTIHKNLCINLFLAELLFLVGIDKTQYEIACPIFAGLLHYFFLAAFSWLCLEGVHLYLLLVEVFESEYSRTKYYYLGGYCFPALVVGIAAAIDYRSYGTEKACWLRVDNYFIWSFIGPVSFVIVVNLVFLMVTLHKMIRSSSVLKPDSSRLDNIKSWALGAIALLFLLGLTWAFGLLFINKESVVMAYLFTTFNAFQGVFIFVFHCALQKKVHKEYSKCLRHSYCCIRSPPGGTHGSLKTSAMRSNTRYYTGTQSRIRRMWNDTVRKQTESSFMAGDINSTPTLNRGTMGNHLLTNPVLQPRGGTSPYNTLIAESVGFNPSSPPVFNSPGESAGEASQSTPWEAGKPVAWTPCP is encoded by the exons GGATtgggggggtggggcggggccccCCACCTTTCTGACATCAGCGCTGCCTTGGTCCCTCCTCCCGAGCCGGGGATGGTCGCAG TCTTCGTGTGCCCAGGGACCCTGCAGAAGGTGCTGGAGCCCACCTCGACACACGAGTCGGAGCACCAGTCTGGCGCGTGGTGCAAGGACCCGCTGCAGGCAGGTGACCGCATCTACGTGATGCCCTGGATCCCCTACCGCACGGACACGCTGACCGAGTACGCCTCGTGGGAGGACTACGTGGCCGCCCGCCACACCACCACCTACCGCCTGCCCAACCGCGTGGATGGCACAGGCTTTGTGGTCTATGATGGTGCCGTCTTCTACAACAAGGAGCGCACGCGCAACATCGTCAAGTATGACCTGCGGACGCGCATCAAGAGCGGGGAGACGGTCATCAATACCGCCAACTACCACGACACCTCGCCCTACCGCTGGGGCGGCAAGACCGACATTGACCTGGCGGTGGACGAGAATGGGCTGTGGGTCATCTACGCCACCGAGGGCAACAACGGGCGGCTGGTGGTGAGCCAGCTGAACCCCTACACACTACGCTTCGAGGGCACGTGGGAGACGGGTTACGACAAGCGGTCGGCGTCCAACGCCTTCATGGTGTGCGGGGTCCTGTACGTGCTGCGTTCCGTGTACGTGGATGATGACAGCGAGGCGGCTGGCAACCGCGTGGACTATGCCTTCAACACCAATGCCAACCGCGAGGAGCCTGTCAGCCTCGCCTTCCCCAACCCCTACCAGTTCATCTCCTCCGTTGACTACAACCCTCGTGACAACCAGCTGTATGTCTGGAACAACTATTTCGTCGTGCGCTACAGCCTGGAGTTCGGGCCGCCCGACCCCAGTGCTG gcccagccacTTCCCCACCCCTCAGCACGACCACCACAGCCAGGCCCACGCCCCTCACCAGCACAGCCTCGCCCGCAGCCACCACCCCGCTCCGCCGGGCACCCCTCACCACGCACCCAGTGGGTGCCATCAACCAGCTGGGACCTGATCTGCCTCCAGCcacagccccagcccccagcacccGGCGGCCCCCAGCCCCGAATCTACACGTGTCCCCTGAGCTCTTCTGCGAGCCCCGAGAGGTGCGGCGGGTCCAGTGGCCGGCCACCCAGCAGGGCATGCTGGTGGAGAGACCCTGCCCCAAGGGGACTCGAG GAATTGCCTCCTTCCAGTGTCTACCAGCCTTGGGGCTCTGGAACCCCCGGGGCCCTGACCTCAGCAACTGCACCTCCCCCTGGGTCAACCAGGTGGCCCAGAAG ATTAAGAGTGGGGAGAACGCAGCCAACATCGCCAGCGAGCTGGCCCGACACACCCGGGGCTCCATCTACGCGGGGGACGTCTCCTCCTCTGTGAAGCTGATGGAGCAGCTGCTGGACATTCTGGACGCCCAGCTGCAGGCCCTGCGGCCCATCGAGCGCGAGTCAGCTGGAAAGAACTACAacaag ATGCACAAGCGGGAGAGAACTTGCAAGGATTATATCAAG GCCGTGGTGGAGACAGTGGACAATCTGCTCCGGCCAGAAGCTCTGGAGTCCTGGAAGGACATGAATGCCACGGAGCAGGTGCACACGGCCACCATGCTCCTGGACGTCCTGGAGGAGGGTGCCTTCCTGCTGGCCGACAACGTCAGGGAGCCTGCCCGCTTCCTGGCTGCCAAGGAGAACGTGG TCCTGGAAGTCACAGTCCTGAACACAGAGGGCCAGGTGCAGGAGCTGGTGTTCCCCCAGGAGGAGTACCCAAGAAAGAACTCCATCCAGCTGTCTGCCAAAACCATCAAGCAGAACAGCCGCAATG GGGTGGTCAAAGTTGTCTTCATCCTCTACAACAACCTGGGCCTCTTCCTGTCCACGGAGAATGCCACAGTCAAGCTGGCCGGCGAAGCAGGCCCGGGTGGCCCTGGGGGCGCCTCTCTAGTGGTGAACTCACAGGTCATCGCAGCATCCATCAACAAGGAGTCCAGCCGTGTCTTCCTCATGGACCCTGTCATCTTCACTGTGGCCCACCTGGAG GACAAGAACCACTTCAATGCCAACTGCTCCTTCTGGAACTACTCGGAGCGTTCCATGCTGGGCTACTGGTCGACCCAGGGCTGCCGCCTGGTGGAGTCCAACAAGACCCATACCACGTGTGCCTGCAGCCACCTCACCAACTTTGCCGTGCTCATGGCTCACCGCGAGATC TACCAGGGCCGCATCAACGAGCTGCTGCTGTCGGTCATCACCTGGGTGGGCATCGTGATCTCCCTGGTCTGCCTGGCCATCTGCATCTCCACCTTCTGCTTTCTGCGGGGGCTGCAGACTGACCGCAACACCATCCACAAGAACCTGTGCATCAACCTCTTCCTGGCTGAGCTGCTTTTCCTGGTCGGGATCGACAAGACTCAGTATGAG ATTGCCTGCCCCATCTTCGCCGGCCTGCTGCACTACTTCTTCCTGGCCGCCTTCTCCTGGCTGTGCCTGGAGGGCGTGCACCTCTACCTGCTGCTGGTGGAGGTGTTTGAGAGCGAGTATTCCCGCACCAAGTACTACTACCTGGGCGGCTACTGCTTCCCGGCTCTGGTGGTGGGCATCGCGGCTGCCATTGACTACCGCAGCTATGGCACCGAGAAGGC CTGCTGGCTCCGAGTGGACAATTACTTCATCTGGAGTTTCATCGGGCCCGTCTCCTTCGTTATCGTG GTCAACCTGGTGTTCCTCATGGTGACCCTGCACAAGATGATCCGAAGCTCATCTGTGCTCAAGCCTGACTCCAGCCGCCTGGACAACATTAA ATCCTGGGCTCTGGGGGCCATTGCGCTGCTGTTCCTGCTGGGCCTCACCTGGGCTTTCGGCCTCCTCTTCATCAACAAGGAGTCGGTGGTCATGGCCTATCTCTTCACCACCTTCAACGCCTTCCAGGGGGTCTTCATCTTCGTCTTTCACTGCGCCTTACAGAAGAAG GTGCACAAGGAGTACAGCAAGTGCCTGCGTCACTCCTACTGCTGCATCCGCTCCCCTCCCGGGGGCACTCACGGATCCCTCAAGACCTCAGCCATGCGAAGCAACACCCGCTATTACACAGGGACTCAG AGTCGAATTCGGAGGATGTGGAATGACACTGTGAGGAAACAGACGGAGTCCTCTTTCATGGCGGGTGACATCAACAGCACCCCAACCCTGAATCGAG GTACCATGGGGAACCACCTGCTGACCAACCCTGTGCTGCAGCCCCGTGGGGGCACCAGCCCCTACAACACCCTCATTGCCGAGTCGGTGGGCTTCAATCCCTCCTCGCCCCCGGTCTTCAACTCCCCAGGTGAGAGCGCGGGGGAAGCATCCCAG AGCACCCCTTGGGAGGCCGGGAAGCCTGTGGCATGGACACCCTGCCCCTGA